Genomic segment of Thermodesulfobacteriota bacterium:
AGCGGGGTCTTTACGTCCTTCTCGAAGTAGAACTTGGCGTCGTTAAGGCGTGCCCTGAGGACCCTTTCGTTCCCCTCCCGGACCACCTTAAGCTCCCGTGCCTTCGTGTTGGCCACGGTCAGGAAGCAGGGCAGGAGTTTTTTCCACTCTCCCTTCTCCCCCTTTCCGTCCACGACGCTGAAATACCTCTGGTGCTCGCGCATCGCGTTTATAACGACCTCGGCCGGGAGGTCGAGGAACTCCTTATCAAAGGAGCCTTTTACCACCACGGGGTACTCGACGAGGTTTACCACCTCATCGAGGAGCCCCTCGTCCGGAAGGATTTCCCCTTTTATCTTTTTAGCCTCCTTTTCAAGCCCTTTGGCTATGAGCTCTTTCCTCTCCGCCGGGTCCGCGATGACGAAGTTTTTCCTGAGCCCCTCAAGGTAGGTCTTGACACCGTCCACCTTGATCGGTTTTCCTCCCCCCTTTGGTTTCAGGAACCGGTGGCCGCGGGTATGGGGGCCGCTCTTTATATGGCCGAAGGTGAAGGGCACGGTCGTTTTGCCGTAGAGTGAGAGTATCCAGTGCACGGGCCTGGCGAAGCTTATCCCGTGTTCGCCCCACCTCATGGCCTTGGGGAAGGTGAGCCCGGATACGACGGCTTCGAGGATGGCGGGCAGGACCTTTACGGTCCGCTCTCCTTTCACCTCTTTTATCGCGTAGAGGTATTCGCCTTTCTCCGTCTTTACGGTCTTGAGCTCTCCGACGTCCACCCCGCGGGAGCGGGCGAAGCCGAGGAGCGCCTTTGTGGGCTTGCCGTCGTTGTCGTATGCGGCTTTCTTATGCGGCCCCTTCTGCTCTACTTTCGTATCGGGCTGCTTTTCTTCAAGACCTTCTACAATAAGGGCGAGCCTCCTCGGGGTGCCGAGCGTGCGCATGCCCTTGAAAGAGAGGCGGCCTGCGTCGAGTTCCCTCTTCGCAAGGGCCTCCAGCGCGGCAAGCGCGACGGGTATGAATCCCGCGGGCAGTTCCTCGGTGCCTATCTCCAGTAAAAGGTCCTTTGCCATATCACTATCCTTTTTTTGTTCGAGCGCAGACTCCAACTTATCAGAATGGCTGGAATTTTCAATAGTTTTTACTACCCCGGTGGGGAGCTTCCAAAAAGAAATTTTTAGGGTATACTAAGTTTAAAGTTGTTTTCCTGCGACCCTTATGGTAATTTTAGGCGGTGTCCGCACCGTACTTTTTAAGGAAAGGTGTACACATATAAAATATGCTGTTAGGAAGAGTTCCCATTATCTGGAAGCTCGGGCTGCACATCTTCTTCGCGGGGATGCTCGTGGTGTCGTTGCTGGCTATAAATATAAAGGGGTCCTATTCCTTAACGGGCGACGTCACCACCATAAACTATGCCGGCAGCGAGAGGATGCGGATGTATAAGATTTTCGTTCTCCTTAAGAGATATGCGGGGGAGATGACCCCGGAGAACAGGGAGGCGGTCGAGGCCGAGATGGAGAGCTTCGGCGAGATTCTCTACGGCCTCAGGTTCGGGGATCCGGCATACGGTCTCAAGGGTAACGGGACCGGGGAGATAAGGGCCCGGCTCGATAAGTGCATAGGCTGGTGGGAGGGTAAGGGGAAACCGCTGTTCTCCTCCGTACTGGACGCGCCGGCCCCGGAGGAGGCGGAGAGGATGCTGGCCGAGGCCGGCTTCGAAGGGACGGTTTCAAGGTTTGTCGAAAAGATAGACGGGACCGTAAAGCTCATGGAGGAGAACACCTCGAAGAAGGTCCGGACATACCTGCTCTTACAGTATCTCATCATGGCCTTTATAGCGGGGATCGCCGTATCGAGCCTTGTCTTCACGCGCAGGATAATATCCGTGCCCATAGAGAGGCTCAGGAAGACCATGCGCGAGATTGCCGGGGGGGACCTCTCCGCGAGGGTGACCGTGGATACGAGAGACGAGATAGGGGACCTCGGGGAGGTCTGTAACATCATGGCCTGGAGGCTCATGGAAACGCAGGAGGCCATGCTCGAAAGGGAGAGGCTCGCCGCCCTCGGGGAGTTTTCGCTCGGCATCGCGCACGAGATACGCAACCCGCTCTCTTCGGTAAGGATGAACCTGCAGGCGCTTTTTAATAAGGCGAAGGAGGAGGGCGGCGAGCCCGACGCTGCCACCCCCGACGCTACT
This window contains:
- the glyS gene encoding glycine--tRNA ligase subunit beta gives rise to the protein MAKDLLLEIGTEELPAGFIPVALAALEALAKRELDAGRLSFKGMRTLGTPRRLALIVEGLEEKQPDTKVEQKGPHKKAAYDNDGKPTKALLGFARSRGVDVGELKTVKTEKGEYLYAIKEVKGERTVKVLPAILEAVVSGLTFPKAMRWGEHGISFARPVHWILSLYGKTTVPFTFGHIKSGPHTRGHRFLKPKGGGKPIKVDGVKTYLEGLRKNFVIADPAERKELIAKGLEKEAKKIKGEILPDEGLLDEVVNLVEYPVVVKGSFDKEFLDLPAEVVINAMREHQRYFSVVDGKGEKGEWKKLLPCFLTVANTKARELKVVREGNERVLRARLNDAKFYFEKDVKTPL
- a CDS encoding ATP-binding protein translates to MLLGRVPIIWKLGLHIFFAGMLVVSLLAINIKGSYSLTGDVTTINYAGSERMRMYKIFVLLKRYAGEMTPENREAVEAEMESFGEILYGLRFGDPAYGLKGNGTGEIRARLDKCIGWWEGKGKPLFSSVLDAPAPEEAERMLAEAGFEGTVSRFVEKIDGTVKLMEENTSKKVRTYLLLQYLIMAFIAGIAVSSLVFTRRIISVPIERLRKTMREIAGGDLSARVTVDTRDEIGDLGEVCNIMAWRLMETQEAMLERERLAALGEFSLGIAHEIRNPLSSVRMNLQALFNKAKEEGGEPDAATPDATTREQFTIALREVDHLDGIVREIMNFARPPVLCLSSEDVSDIIDASLRMAEKELGDKKVEVVKDVPEDMPLLPVDAVKIKQVLLNIILNAVHAMGEGGRLKVFVSVGGGEVSISVEDNGRGMVPEVKKRIFDPFFTTHPGGMGMGMALVRNIVEQHGGRIELESTPGEGTKVTVTLPEQRT